DNA from Strix aluco isolate bStrAlu1 chromosome 2, bStrAlu1.hap1, whole genome shotgun sequence:
aattttttttacaaaaatgttatttctgtgatAGAAGCAAAAGCCTCTAAGCCTCTCCTTATAGCCCCTAAGCCTCTCCTTATGCAAgctggttggttttgttttttttttttaatttttaaccatGTGCTCATAAGCTCTTTGAAGCAGATAGTCTCTCTACCTCTGTTTACAAAAAGTGAATTACATTTGTGGTTGTGTCATATCCTAAACAATGATAGTACAAAATTGTCAGGCATTGattaactgtgaaaaaaataaaacaattttaacttcCAAGCTCTGTTCTCAAAGCGCCTGTGCAGAACAATGTGGTCACTATAGGTCTGTATGGACTAAGACACTAATTTAGGTTTTCTAGTGGAATCAATCTATCCTTTCCTGGGTTTAAACATTAAGTCAGTAACTTTATGACACTGTTTATAAGGAGTGCTCTTGACACACAAATGGAACACTTCAGTCTGAGAAATGGAACTTAGGTTTTGTTGACCTTCAGACCATGCTTCaagattattttaagaaaaggtGGTCATAGGAAAGGTTTGTGATTTTGGTATTTGTAATGTTTGAGAAGACTGTGTACTCGTCTTGTTTCTCATacagcagttttttctttttagtgaaaccaacattagaaatattttgacaGGTCTATCAAAAATTTTTACTGCTTAAAAGGGTACAGTTGAATGTTTCAATGCTCAAACAAATGCTCAGGAactacttaaaaaattaaatgccaaTCTACAGCATTACAATGAGAGTACAATTCTATTACTATTCCTGATGACATTTCATACAGGAATTGTGCTGTAGAGCAAGACAGATGAGAACTTGTGTTAAGTGCAGCTTTTACTCATCCACAGTTTTTGAACAGAGCAAGGAAATAGACACAAAAATCATTTGAACTCTCAAATATTATATTTGCAAGTTCTggttgaaattttaaaaatgaaatagtgtCAATCAAAGCAGTGTTTTACTGCTCGGTTCAAAATAGGTCTATTCTGAAGTACGAATCCATTCatactgtttgttttttgaaatttttgtAGTCAGTAAAAGTTTGCTGaatgtaaaaaaaagtaatttttagatCTGAATTGAAAATATCAGTTTCAATTTTAATGTCTTGTAAATGAAAATTGGCTAGGGAAATATCGTAAGAGAACCTATTTTTTTGTAATGGTGATTGCCACAGCaacaaaattaataaatcaaAATGAACAAATTACAACAACACTAGAATGTCAATAAATTTGATAGGACATACTTTGAAATGTTCTTACTGAAAAACTTGTGATACCATAGCAGTATCGGGTAAAGCATCCAAATGATGTGAGAAAAATCCGACAGCAAAAGGAAAcgaatgaatcacagaatcatagactggtttgggttggaagggacctttaaaggtcatctagtccaacccccctgccatgggcagggacaccttccactagaccaggttgctcaaagacccgtccaacctggccttgaacagttcCAGAGATGGGGCATGAAGGTTATGGACAGaataatatgaagaaaatagCAAAAGTTTCCAGTGAAAGTTTATAGAAATCATGTGAAGCCAATGTAAATCAAAGTCCAATAAATGTCCTGAAGGTAAAGAAcccaaaatgttttccttaagCAATGACAATTCAGCATAATTACTCTTACCATTAAAGAACTGAGTATATTTGGCAgatcataaaaatgaaattaggaAAACTTGGACAATATTTAACTGCTAACATTTAGATAAATAATGCAAACAgtaaacatttctatttctggTGAATTTACAGGTATTTACAGTCACATGGCCTTTTTAGTGTAGAGTTTTAGCAGACTAGTCATTAGCAGCAGCAAGTTGGTCTTGTGGAAACTACTCAGTGCTGCTTTCCTTTCAGGACCCCCCTATTCCTGCCATCTGTGGCTCTCTACCTCTCCTTTGTCCTGAAACAGTAGTCAGGAGGCAAGTCACTGCAAGGAAACAAGTCTTTAGAGCACATTTCTGTAAAGATGCAGGCCATGAATGCTGCATGGATTTGGGGAAGTGGAAATGAGAAAGCAAGACAGTGGCAATAAACAGGCATGACAACTAGCTGACTAAGCATGAAAACATCATGGGAAAAACAAAATGAGCATGGAGATGAACAGTGCTGGAGATGAACTTCTGACTCTTCTGAGAAAAGGAAGGTTTGGGAGAAGGGAGAAATACTGTAGCATGAAAAACAGAAACTCGGTAGCCAGAGAAGcacttcaaattatttcttttaatgtcatGTCATAACAGAACTGTAGAGCGCCCTTTGAAAGCATTCTTTTAACATCAGTTCCACATATAGGTTTTACAAAGATCTTCAATTCTTGCTACTTCCTGGTCAAACAGTTCTTTCCCCTGTAATAGCAACAGTGTGAGAAATTGCTGTTCCAGAAACATTCCTATACATAACAGTATACTTTGATGTGTATCATTCTGTTGAACCTCCTAAATGTATATAGAGGTGCCTACATGATGGCTACGTTTTAAAATGTTAGCTATTACCACAATgccattttctaaaaaaaaaaatgaaaaaagattttctCCTGCTTCCTAAAGGAATAAAAGCAGGCTCCCAAAGCAGTCTATAAGCCAGTAGCATTTTGCCAATAatgtagaaggtacacaccacatTGAAGGTTTATGTGAAGCCACTGCTTCTATACTCTGTACGATTTCTGATGTTACACTTTcagaacactgaaataatttttaagttatgTTTTTCTCCCCAAGAAGCTGTCCTTTTCagcctgaaaatattttgaaagcaaaataacaaaagcaactaTTTTGTGGTGATCAGAGTTTTTGAAAAAAGatgtcttttctgaaaaacatgttaTACTTAGCATAAACAGCCATGTACCAGTGAGCATTTGTCTGTGAATCAAAAATACACTGATGCTACTCAAAGTCACGAAGACTACTCCTACGCTGATTTATCTTTGTATCTTTCACCACAAGTTTCTCTTCTGAGACTGCTATATAATGCAAATTATATTAGGGGTTGGGTTCCCAATTAGTAATTGTCTTATTGAGCTGAATGGGTTCTGCCACAAAGCCAGCATTTTACACAAGATGCCAGGTGGCAACTAGCTGGTGACAGCTTCTTGTTCAGAACTAACTTGGGCTGGACTGTAACTTGCTATATGCAGGCTGGCCAGCCAGCCCTGTAAACCAGGTCCATTTTAAATGTCTTCTCATTCAccctgaaaaaataattaaaggaaaatactAGAAGCAAAGAATGCCCCATTTTCCAAGCATTTTGTAGAAAAGACGTTGTTCTTTCTTGGTGTAGAGGATACTTTGAGGTCCCTGAATGTGATTTAAAGCTCTTTACAATGCCTTGGTTTCTTTGCTACTGGAAAATAGATGATCTATCAGTAGAGGAATTGAGCCAGAGCTTAATCCTGAAAAATAACAGTGAATATCTGAAGGGGACGGTGAAAAACAGGCAAAAGGAAGACTATACTGTCGTCACTGCAAATAAGTAAATCTTGTCTTGCTCTCTGCTCTCCAAAACAGCGACCTACCCAACCTGCCTGTAGCCTGTGCCCAGTCCAGAGTTGCACTTCTCGGGATGGTGAAGCGTGAGGACGGGGCACCTGCACAAGAGATGGGGGAAAGGGATGAGAAGGGCAGGGAGAAAGCCAGGCGGCGGGGAGAGGCCAGGGAGCGCAGCCCTGAGGCACGGGGAGACGGTCGCGATGGGAGAGGGATGCGGGCACGGCGGGCGATGGGAGGGACGGGCCGGGACAGGCGGAGCGGAGGAGGAGCCGGTGGAAAAGCTGCCGAGGGAGCCGCGGTGCCCGGACCGGCTGCCCCGCGGAGGcagagcggagcggagcggcgggcggagagcggggggggccgggaggggcgAGCCCGTGCCCTGCGGAGGCAGCGCAGCCCCTCGGTAAGGGCACGGCGGCGGCAGGGAGGGGCGGGCGAGGGGGCGTGGAGCCGGCGGCCACCCCGCCCGGGCCGAGCGGGGACGGCGGCGAGCAGTCGAGGGAAAAGCGGAGCGCGGAGCCGGGGGGCAGCGAgcggcagccccccgccgccgccggagcccgACGGGGACCCCACTCTGCCCCCCCTCGCCGCTGCTCCTCCCGCCTCCCGCACACGCTCCGATCGTTTCCCTCCTCCAGGCTGCACCGCGCCCGGCTCCGTGTCACCCCGCTCCCGTCGGCGGGGGTCGGGGctgagccgcccccccgcccgaAGGCAGCGCCATGTGAGcgagccccgcgccgccgcctcagCGGGCACGTCCGGGATGTGAAGagccgccgggccgccccccgggCCGGAGACTCGCCGGCGTCCAGCCCTGCCCCGGGCCAGCATGACCGAGGTGAAGGCCAAGGAGCCCAGAGCGCCTCCGCCTGCCAGAGCCGGGGCGGTCCTGCTGCAGGGCCAGCCCGGCCGAGACCCCTTCCGCAGGGAAGCGGAGGCCGTCGACATCTCCCTGGACGGGCTGCTCTACCCCAagagcagcgaggaggaggaagaagaggaggaggaagagccgCGGCAGCGACAGCAGCAGCCGGCGGAGGAGGAGGTCCGGGACTCCCTCTCGTACCGGCCGGGGAGCGGCTCCCTCTCGGACAAGGACGCCCTGGACACCGTCCTGGACACCTTCCTGGCGTCCGCGGCTCATGCCAGCTCCGCCGTAGCTGCGGTGCCCTGGTGCTTCTTcggagcggaggcggcggaggcGCCCGGCGCCCCGATGAGCCGCGGCCCCTCGCAGAAGGCGGGCGAAGCCCCCCCGGGGGCGCCCGGCCCCTcgcagcccccgccgcggcccgccccgctCTGGCCGGCCGGCGACGCGCTGACCGCCGCCGCCAAGCCGCGGCCGACGggtggcggcggcgcggaggGTCCCGCCGCGGCCCCCAAGGGCGAGGCCCCCGGGCtggcggcgctgcccggcggggagcggggcttgtccggcggcggggcccggccgggggaGCCGGGGCAGGAGTACCTGCACGTGCCGCTGCTGCCGCTCAACTCGGCCTACCTGGCCTCGCGCACGCGGCAGCTGCTGGACGTGGCGGAGTacgagggcggcggcggcggcgcggggccgcgctcctcgccccccgccccggacCTGGCGGGCTACGGCTACCCGCCGGCGGAGGCCAAGGAGGGGCCCTTCGCCTACGGCGACTTCCAGCCCGCCCTGAAGATCAAGGAGGAGGGTCTCGGCCTCGCCGCCCCTTTCGCGGGCGGCAGGGCCAACCCCGCGGCGGGCTGCGCCGATTACCCGCagccgccccgggccgggccggagcccTCGCTGGAGTGCGTCCTCTACAAGACGGAGCCCACCCTCCTGGCCGGAGCCTacgggccggcggcggcggccgacAGCCTGCCCTCCACCtcggccgcgccgccgggccTCTACCCGCCCCTGGGCCTCAACGGGCACCAGCCCCTGGGCTTCCCGGCGGCGGTGCTGAAGGAGGGCTTGCCCCAGCTGTGCCCGCCCTACCTCGGCTACGCTCGGTaagggggcgcggcggcgggcccggccgcgcGGGGGCCCTGGCGGAGGGGACGGGCCGAGGGGCCGCGCTGCTCCGCGGGCGGGCTACGCGCGTTCCCCGCGCGCGGGCGAGGGGCGGCTgtgccgcggggcggggggttgGCACCCCCAGGGGCTCTGGAAGGTGCCGAGGGAtccggtgtagttgggaactgtcagtgctaggttaacggttggactagatgatcttcaaggttctttccaacctagatgattctgtgattctgtgagacgAAGACGGGCCAAGTTTCACTCGTCGAAGCCCCGTGTGAGGCTTCAGGCGGTAACTGCCGCCGCGTTTCCATCGTCCGTATTGTTTGTGCACGCCTGGGAGTGGCGGGTCTGTGTGAGACCTGCACAAGGTGAACTGGGCAGCTGGCACCTCTCAGATCTTTTTGGCACGGTGACGCCCCGGCAGAGGTTGCGTTTTCATCGCGATGATGGTTCGGTGCCATCAGGTCTCTGAGCAAGTGACCGGCCCCAGAGAGGGGGAGCGGAGTGTTCTCCAGGCTGTCCTCACTGACAACGAGACAATATTCATAAATACCGAAATATTCTCTAAATATTATTCCCGACTTGGTAAACACCAGctaatttcacacacacacacacacacacacaaattgaaACATTTGTGTGTTGATTTGTTAGAATGAAGTGGCTTACTATGATGCCAGGATGTTGTGCATTACCTAGAAATGTATGCAAAAATACATCTATACAATGCCACAGTTTCAGCGGAAATCTTTGATTTTCGTAAGCGTAATGATTAAGTAGATTagtctgtttcttttcttggAGAGAAATTCGGAAGTACTTTCCACTTTCCTCAAGGTGCCCATCATAGGTAGTTATTGATGAGAATGCTGCAGCTGAATGGGAAGAGGCAgatattaaaagatttttctggcTGAAATGAAACTTAGTTATTTCTCATGTGGAAGAGGTGTTTGCAATTCAACTGACTTCTATCATATTCTGTCTCTGTACCATTCTATGTACAGGAAAAATGAGTATCAGTCAGTATGACTTCACTCACAAGAGTTGTTGATCTGAGGAGTACGAACATTTTAATGAAGAGTTTCTAGATTGTAACTTTTTTAgctaaaatggattaaaatacaGCTGTGCTTCTTGCTCACTACTCTCCTGTTTAATGACTAGCCAGATGTTACAAATGTGCTTTTTACCCTAGGAGAGACAAACCCCTAAGCACAAAGGCACTCATACTTTGTTTTTGTCTTGTCCTTCTGTAGCTTGATTACAAATAtggaaaggaaatttttaataTCGAACTGATTAACACAGGTAGGTAGTTAACTATTGCAAAACTagatatttaatttctcttaattctttttcttttgaaggccGGATACAGAAACCAGCCAAAATTCTCAATACAGTTTTGAATCGCTACCCCAGAAGATTTGTCTCATCTGCGGTGATGAGGCTTCTGGTTGCCACTATGGAGTACTTACCTGTGGAAGCTGTAAAGTCTTCTTTAAAAGGGCAATGGAAGGTACTAAATGATGCCGTTGTTCCTGATTATCTGAATTATTGCTTTCTAGGCACTGCTAAGAACATACTGTTTATTTATTGCTGATCTTTAAAAATCTTATCACTGTAGTCTTGTTTTGGTGACTTTGTTTAAATATTACAGTAAATACTGACTTAAATTCTTTCTTAATTGATTGTGCTAGTATTACTTGTTTTACTTTAGTTATTTGGTATTTATTATTTACTGTTTATCAGTATTTCTGAGTAGGCAGATTTCATAAAAAATCATGTGTATTacacaatttgttttaaaaagtgtaaatGGTATTCAAAGGAAGATTTTGTGGGTATGAACTAATGATAGGTTGATAAGAATTTATTTTGGCTTCATTCTCTTTTTGAAGTCGTggaatttttcttgctttcaggaTGCAGAATTTGGCTTCCTGAGAATTGCGGAAGTATTTCAAGTTTCACTGAACTATTCCAagtcataataataataataaaaataaatgggtttGACTTTTGTTCCAAATAGCTGTTAAATTACAAAGTCAAGCTGCAGGTTTAATACATCAGTAGCAATAccaatgtttaatttttctttttgtattgtaTTATATGCCTTATCACTGAGATTTTCAATATGTGTACAAGGCCAGATTGCTTTACATAGTTCACCTGATGAAGCAGTAAAACAAATCCTTCTACATTTTATGTTTTGTCTCCTTTTATGGTTTTTATCTGATCCTGTCAGGACTAGGATATTCAGAGTTCTGCTCCATACTTAACAAAACCATTGTTACAATGTATAGgattccttaaaataaaaaaaaaaccaaaaactgcaTCATGTATTTTCTTGTTGTGATACATAGTTTATTCAACTGTGTAGAGTTTATTGCTCTTCAAATGAAAAGGGCAATACTGGAAAATTAACAGCTTAGCAAAATAATGTAGTTAGAGTTTTTGTTTCAGTGTGGTGTTTTCTACTTTAAGCatgtgcttgttttcttccttcagcatACTGGATACCTGCAAAGTGATAGCACTAGACTAAGTGGGCTAGATGAACTTTTGAGCTAGTGCTGCATTTTCTCTAATACATTTAATGGGATTCATGAGAAAGCCATTAGAAACATACGTGTTAGGCTGCAAGGAAAACACTTGGCTCTTAAATCGCAGGAATACATTTAAGTTTCACTGGCTGTGCTAACCAGTCTCTTAGTTTGCCTTCACATTTTTTGCTATGTTTGTTTTGGTAACTCtgatatattcttttaaaaaaaagtcagggaGTTGAAGTTTTAAGAACAAGCATAGTATATTTTATGAgtgccatattttaaaataagttttattatttgcttttcacCTATacagtaatatttaattttttatttgaatttgattCTATCACTTCTGAATTTCATCTCTTTCCTAGACTAGTATCCAGTTAGTTTGTGCAGTGGGTGAACCTGCTCAAAAACATATCTTATTACTGTTAAGCATAAATGTTTTAATGATAAGTGTTAAGAAGGCATATAAATTGATAGTAGGAACATCTTAAAGTCGTTTTCACTGATTATTTAATCAAAGTCTGAATCTGCAGAATCTTACCAGATTAAGAATGTAGACATACAGAGAATAAGAGGTCAACACAGTTACACAAATAAAAGGCTTATGTTTTGTATCGCAACTTCATACTTTCAATTTTTAAGTGATTCTAAAGACTGAGAGTATGGTGAGaaagtgtgtttgtgttttttactAAGAACATTCAAAGAATAGACAACTACCTCAGAAACCTGaccataataagaaaaaatacaggTTATGAGTCTTACAGGAAGAATGACAGGCGTGAGCAGGATGAACAAATAGTTACCTGGTTTTGTGTAGAAAGTGCAAGACTACAGAGAGTACAGAGACTAAAGAGGTGGACTTCTTATTTTAATAGAAGCATAGAATAGGATTACTAGCATTTAACTAATCCCATTTATGGCCAGATACTTGATTTCAATTAGACATAAAgtacttttaaatttatttcttatgaGAAATAAAGGTGACAAATTACTCTTCTGTAAGAAGAAAcgtaatattttttttgtaaaagcaatagaaaatagtttttaaaaattcatggtGTCAACTGTATAAATTTGAGGCATTTTTCTTATATAAAATGTCCCCTTGCccatcatttttttcagtgggaatGCATTATTTACCTCTTTAAATTTTTAGTACTACTACagatatgtgggggttttttaataataattcatgcaaataaaatgttaaaCTTTGTGAGTGCAAATTCACGATCAAAACACTACTTTTTTATGCTTTCAATAAAGTACTGATCACCGTGAGAAGTTAAAACATGATTGGAAATAGATGGGTTTTGCTCCTTCATGTATTTTCTATATTTTGAGATCTTTTTTGTATGCTATGAGGTTTTCAAGTGCGTAGATAACAAGGTACATATATAGTGTTATTAAATTTGTTAGAAAATgtctattttctattttaattatttttgtaatctcAGATATGTTGGCTGTTTCAGATCTAATAgcccatgtaattttttttacagaaattgtCCTATTCATACACCGTTTGTTTTACTCTCCCCTAGTGTGTGGAAAATACTGTATTAGTTAAATGCTTCATTTGGGATAAAATGGACCATTACATTATCCAGAAAACTCCATTTTCCATCTCTAAATAAAGCCAGAGCTTATTTAAAATACTCAGAGTGAACAATCATTTAAAACTGTACAGGCGGACCTAGAAATGTTTCTATACCAAGTATGATTTAATCATACATTTGAATATAACTAGTAGGAGCACATACAGCTTAACAGGGTGTCATTATGTGCCGTGCTATATGACTGCATGTCAGAGGTTTCCTGGTTCTACCTAGTCACAACTCTTGCATTTTCACAACTGGCTGTTGCTTAATACAAGTTAACACCTGAGCACATTTCAGCAACCTGGAATCTTTTGCAGATAAAACATACAATTACATACAGACATTGAGATCCAGGAGAATATTGCCCTATTTGTCCTATTGTTATGATACCGTCTTCCCTTATCCtcaaagacagtattttctgtgAGATTTGTTTCACCAAGCTGGAGGCATTTTACAATGTGGACATCCATATTTGGGCTAATCACTTTAGATGTCCTTTGGAGAGCAATAGGCTATTAAAGAACCAAAATTTAGACATCTACTCAGGGTAAATTGCATCCTCAAGTGCCTGTTTTTCTCTCCGGCCCAAGAAAGGAGTGTACTCTACTTGTTTTGATGGATGCCTACACTTTAGAATCTAATTAATCGAATTAATcctgttttaatgttttttcagcagtttattGAGTGTTTTGATCAATGGGCAGCAATATCTGGTTCTTTGCACATTGCCTTTTTCTGCTACTAATCTTTCTGGGTTTTCTACCTTTATTACTCTTAGAGTGAGTGACCCTGTCCCACTGATTCAGTTGTAGGACAAGTCAAGGAATAAGAGGAAAATAAGTATGAAAAAACTTACCATGGTAACGTGCTGTGATACTTTCACTAAAATCAGAATGATGGGATGACTGAAGTACAAATATAATGCTTCTTATGTTGGTAGAAAAATGTAGCACTCAGGGATCAGAAGAACAACAAATGGTACTTTAATGATGTATACCTCTGAAATACTTGGAGTGTTTTTAAAGTAGGTTTTGTGTTCAAATCGCATGTTCTGTATTTGTAAGAAATAGACCCCTTACTGACAAAAAAGCTGTCAGTTCCATCATTTTGCATATTTATACCACTGATATAGTTAATTACTTAAAGACAGTGACCAAGGAGCAATTGTGACACAGTGCCATAAAAAGAACTGGAAATACTGACTTGTAGAAGCCAGCATCTCCTGAAAGGTTTTAGCTGTGGAGAATTTTTACTGTTGTCGTTTTCCGTATTTAGACTCAAACGCCTTATGCCTTTCAAGATGTTGCAAGGGTAAACAATCTAGGCAGACCAACTGAAAATCAATATGAAACAGTAATCCTGATTTTGCAGTTCATGATAGTTTCTGTGAAATAGGACTTAATTttgcttaatttgttttttctgtttgttttttttttttttttttcctggttggaAATGATGGGACAGGGaaattaaagagattaaaaacaGGATTGTAACTTCTAGCTCTGTCCAGAAATGAATAAAAACAGGATACCTGCTTTTAATTGTTCTGTTTTGTAGATATCATAAAAACAATGTGCTCGGCTTGCTATCTGGAGAAGtgattttggaaggaaaaagacaATGGTGTTGCATGATTCACAGCAAAAGGCAGAAAGATTTTGAGATCAGGATACAGGAGACAGAGAGTCAGTCAAGGATGTCACAAACATTAGAAGGGGTTTGTTGAAGAGAAGGAAAGCAGTGTAAGATATATGGTGGTTTAAAAATGGTGCATCCCTTCTAGAGAAACCAATTTTGTTTGGCTCATTTAtcaaaaaaacctgcttaaaaCCAGCAGACAATGGAGTGGAAGAATACCAAAAGTTTGTTGTAAGTAGAATTATGTCAAAAATTACTTGTAAATCTGTTCACTAAAGCAAAATACACTATAAAAAAATACTAGGTTTGACTTAGGAATGAACATTTTATGGGTTTACATTACTTTTGAACGAAACATTTTTACTCGACCCTTTTTTCCTTCACATGCAATTAAGGCAAAGGAATGAAAGACAAGTTTCACAAAGATGAAGGAACTACTAGTACCTGTTATAATTACAAACCCCATCACAACACGCAGACAAAGTAAGGCAGTCACCCAGGATATGAGAGCTGTGGTCATCATCTCTAATTCCCGAAGGGAGTCAAACACACCTTTCCCTCCTTGCAGCCCTGAGCACCAGGCTGTTGGATGATTTGGGATGCGATCATTCTTTATTGTTTTCACTTTGAACTATATTATTATAAAGAAAGGAATTCCACATTATTTCAGCTAGAAGAATGTTCCAGGATGGAACATATTCACAAGTTACTCTGCTATCTACTCTTTGCCCTCTCTGGTCCACTGAATCCTAAATTCTTTGCTGTAAAGCAGAGTTGCATCAGTGGCAGGCCTTTATACCAGTATAGACTACAGAGTAGTAGTCAGGACACCTGCTTAAGAGTTGGGAAATGagaattttatttcagtgggCAAAGAGGGGAATTGAAAGCAAG
Protein-coding regions in this window:
- the PGR gene encoding progesterone receptor isoform X1; this translates as MTEVKAKEPRAPPPARAGAVLLQGQPGRDPFRREAEAVDISLDGLLYPKSSEEEEEEEEEEPRQRQQQPAEEEVRDSLSYRPGSGSLSDKDALDTVLDTFLASAAHASSAVAAVPWCFFGAEAAEAPGAPMSRGPSQKAGEAPPGAPGPSQPPPRPAPLWPAGDALTAAAKPRPTGGGGAEGPAAAPKGEAPGLAALPGGERGLSGGGARPGEPGQEYLHVPLLPLNSAYLASRTRQLLDVAEYEGGGGGAGPRSSPPAPDLAGYGYPPAEAKEGPFAYGDFQPALKIKEEGLGLAAPFAGGRANPAAGCADYPQPPRAGPEPSLECVLYKTEPTLLAGAYGPAAAADSLPSTSAAPPGLYPPLGLNGHQPLGFPAAVLKEGLPQLCPPYLGYARPDTETSQNSQYSFESLPQKICLICGDEASGCHYGVLTCGSCKVFFKRAMEGQHNYLCAGRNDCIVDKIRRKNCPACRLRKCCQAGMVLGGRKFKKCNKIKVVRTLDVALQQPATLQDEGQSLTQRLSFSPNQEIQFVPPMISVLRGIEPEVVYAGYDNTKPETPSSLLTSLNHLCERQLLCVVKWSKLLPGFRNLHIDDQITLIQYSWMSLMVFAMGWRSYKHVSGQMLYFAPDLILNEQRMKESSFYSLCLSMWQLPQEFVRLQVSQEEFLCMKALLLLNTIPLEGLRSQSQFDEMRTSYIRELVKAIGLRQKGVVANSQRFYQLTKLMDSMHDLVKQLHLFCLNTFLQSRALSVEFPEMMSEVIAAQLPKILAGMVKPLLFHKK
- the PGR gene encoding progesterone receptor isoform X2; translated protein: MTEVKAKEPRAPPPARAGAVLLQGQPGRDPFRREAEAVDISLDGLLYPKSSEEEEEEEEEEPRQRQQQPAEEEVRDSLSYRPGSGSLSDKDALDTVLDTFLASAAHASSAVAAVPWCFFGAEAAEAPGAPMSRGPSQKAGEAPPGAPGPSQPPPRPAPLWPAGDALTAAAKPRPTGGGGAEGPAAAPKGEAPGLAALPGGERGLSGGGARPGEPGQEYLHVPLLPLNSAYLASRTRQLLDVAEYEGGGGGAGPRSSPPAPDLAGYGYPPAEAKEGPFAYGDFQPALKIKEEGLGLAAPFAGGRANPAAGCADYPQPPRAGPEPSLECVLYKTEPTLLAGAYGPAAAADSLPSTSAAPPGLYPPLGLNGHQPLGFPAAVLKEGLPQLCPPYLGYARPDTETSQNSQYSFESLPQKICLICGDEASGCHYGVLTCGSCKVFFKRAMEGQHNYLCAGRNDCIVDKIRRKNCPACRLRKCCQAGMVLGGRKFKKCNKIKVVRTLDVALQQPATLQDEGQSLTQRLSFSPNQEIQFVPPMISVLRGIEPEVVYAGYDNTKPETPSSLLTSLNHLCERQLLCVVKWSKLLPGFRNLHIDDQITLIQYSWMSLMVFAMGWRSYKHVSGQMLYFAPDLILNEQRMKESSFYSLCLSMWQLPQEFVRLQVSQEEFLCMKALLLLNTRKNNLSDLWEKEHT